In Spinacia oleracea cultivar Varoflay chromosome 5, BTI_SOV_V1, whole genome shotgun sequence, a single window of DNA contains:
- the LOC110800957 gene encoding uncharacterized protein translates to MAFAIMIAARKLKPYFDAHKVQVLTNQPLEKSLQRLDTSGRLLKWAVELSEYDIEYKPRTAIKAQALADFIAEASYEEEEEPLGTWQISVDGSAAVTGSGAGIIMVSPEGNVFEYAIKFKFKASNNEAEYEAAIAGIQMCKAADAKKIVLKTDSQLVASQYRGEYEAREPSMQRYLALMKEAVAQLESFEIQLVPRAENNQADALSKLASSTLQDLERTVMVEVQEEKSIDKKPAVNFIDTEPQWYDSIVSYKLGRGLPTAEQEQKKVKRNEHWFVIYQGKLYKKSFSLPLLRCVSTEESQRVIEEIHEGICGNHIGGRTLALKALRAGYYWPTMVSDSQAYVKKCDKCQKFALVINQPSNDLQPIINPIPFAQWGMDILGPFTAASGGRKFLIVAVDYFTKWIEAEPTKSITAKRMKDFIWKNIVTRFGIPESLVFDHGTQFDCTPIKDYCAELRIKFAYASVCHPQSNGQAEAANKQILGALRKKVEDFKGAWADLIPEILWSNRTTEKEATGESPYKLASFWG, encoded by the coding sequence ATGGCCTTTGCCATCATGATAGCTGCCAGGAAATTGAAACCATACTTTGATGCACATAAAGTGCAAGTGTTAACCAATCAACCTTTAGAGAAGTCATTGCAAAGGTTAGATACTTCTGGTAGACTCCTGAAATGGGCAGTGGAACTCTCGGAATATGACATCGAGTACAAACCCAGAACCGCCATAAAAGCACAGGCACTGGCAGATTTCATAGCAGAGGCATCGTACGAGGAGGAGGAAGAGCCATTGGGGACTTGGCAGATCTCGGTAGACGGCTCCGCTGCAGTCACAGGGTCGGGTGCAGGTATCATAATGGTATCACCAGAAGGCAACGTTTTCGAATATGCtataaaattcaaattcaaagctTCAAATAACGAAGCAGAGTATGAGGCAGCAATCGCAGGAATCCAGATGTGCAAAGCAGCAGATGCTAAGAAAATAGTGCTCAAAACCGATTCACAGCTGGTGGCCAGCCAATATAGAGGTGAATATGAAGCCAGAGAACCGTCTATGCAGAGGTACTTGGCCTTGATGAAAGAAGCAGTAGCCCAGCTAGAAAGCTTTGAGATTCAACTGGTTCCCAGGGCAGAGAACAATCAAGCAGACGCCTTATCCAAATTAGCAAGTTCGACGTTACAGGACTTGGAAAGAACAGTGATGGTAGAGGTCCAGGAAGAAAAGAGCATTGACAAAAAGCCTGCAGTTAACTTCATTGACACTGAGCCACAGTGGTATGACAGTATAGTCTCATACAAGCTGGGAAGGGGCCTTCCCACAGCAGAGCAAGAGCAGAAAAAAGTAAAACGAAACGAGCATTGGTTCGTCATTTACCAGGGTAAACTGTACAAGAAATCCTTTTCCTTGCCTCTGCTGAGATGTGTATCAACAGAGGAGTCGCAACGAGTCATTGAGGAAATACACGAGGGAATATGTGGAAATCACATAGGTGGTAGGACATTAGCCTTGAAAGCTCTCAGAGCaggatactattggccaaccATGGTAAGTGATTCTCAAGCATATGTTAAAAAGTGCGACAAGTGCCAGAAATTCGCCCTAGTGATCAACCAGCCCTCTAATGACTTACAGCCAATCATCAACCCTATACCATTCGCCcagtggggaatggatattCTGGGACCATTCACAGCAGCAAGCGGAGGAAGAAAATTTCTGATCGTGGCAGTTGACTATTTTACTAAGTGGATTGAGGCAGAGCCCACTAAAAGCATAACAGCCAAGCGGATGAAGGACTTCATCTGGAAGAACATTGTGACAAGGTTCGGCATCCCAGAAAGTTTAGTCTTCGATCATGGAACACAGTTCGACTGCACTCCTATAAAGGATTACTGCGCTGAACTAAGAATAAAATTCGCATACGCATCTGTATGCCATCCCCAGAGCAATGGTCAGGCAGAGGCAGCAAATAAACAAATCCTGGGAGCACTGCGAAAGAAGGTAGAAGATTTTAAGGGTGCATGGGCCGACCTTATTCCAGAGATCTTGTGGTCCAACAGGAccactgaaaaagaagcaacagGGGAAAGTCCTTACAAACTAGCTAGCTTTTGGGGCTGA